tctcaacatcaGTCCCAACTCCGACTGTATCTGGACCCAATGAACTGCTGATTCAAGTCTTGTCAGCATCCATCAACCCAGCCGACCACAAAGTCCCAGAGTTGCCCAGCCCTGTCCGGCGGCTAGTCATCAAGACGCCTGCCACCCCTGGCATGGACTTTTGTGGCCGTGTGGTTCAAGCTGGGACAAAGGTTGACTCAATCGCACTAGGAGATATAGTATACGGTCGCTTGGGGCCTAAACAGCATGGATCTCTCGGAGAGTACATCATCGCGCCAGCCAACGTTGTTGCCGTCCTTCCCAAGGAGGGTGTGACAGTCGACGAGGCGGCTGCCATTGGAGTGGCAGGACTGACTGCGTACCGTATGTCCCGCTTTTTCCATTTAATATCACCCATCTCACTGACAACTATCTTGTAGAGGCAATCCAGCCCAATGTCAAAAAGGGCGACAAGATTTTCATCAACGGTAGCTCGGGTGGTGTCGGCTCCTTTGCCGTGCAAATCGCCAAGGTTTTGGGCTGTCACGTCACCGCCTCATGTTCACCggccaaggccgagctcgTCAAATCGCTGGGTGCCGACGAGATCATCGactacaccaccacagacGTCTGCGAGTACTTGCGTGCCAAAGGAAAGGTATTCGCGCAGGTTCTGGACAACGTGGGCACGCCCGACAACCTGTACAAAGCGTCTGATGACTTCCTCATTGCAGGCGGGAAGTTTGTACAGGTTGGGAGCCCGTTGTCGCTCGGCGCGCTTCGATCCGCGGCCTCCAGGGCGCTGCTGCCGTCTTTCTTGGGAGGGGGCAAGAGCAAGTACGAAGTTTACACTATTCAGGATTCTGCGGAGGACCTAAAGGTGCTGGGGCAGtggatcaaggagaagaagatcaaggttGTGATTGAACAGACGTATGAATTTGAGGATGTGCCGAAAGCCTTTGCCAAGTTGAGGACAGGAAAGAGCGCGGGGAAGCTGGTGATCCATGTTGGAAAGTGAGCTTATTTATGTCTCTGACGCGATCATCGGGGTGGCTCTGGCCGTCGTTTTGCGTTGTTTGTTTCAATTACGTGGTACATATACGAAGTGATggtcttcttcatcaacgcAAGACGGATTTCCCTCGTATATTCTATTTTATCATAGTGGACTTTACCTTACTCCAGACACAAGATGCCTACAGTTCCTCGCTAGTACAGCACAACAGTGTTACAAGAGGCAACCACGACAGATCGACAAAGTGTGACAACGCTTAATAAACTACCTGCGTCAGCTGAAGCCTTCAATTTACACTCGGCAAATGGACTTGTCCCAAACACGCAAGCCTAGCCGAAGTAGAGCTTATTCATCCCATAGCCTCACCTGCACCACTGAAGTTATTTGGCTCTGAGAGCTGTACCTGGAATGACAGTCACCGCTCTTCTTCATGGGAGCGAAGTCAGCAAAGCACACGGAAGGGCGTGGCAAGTGGTATTCGCCTACTTGCCTATTTATGCCAAAGTCGCCTCTGGTCAGATATCGTCGTAGCACAACTACACAGGCCTTGTCCTCGGTCTCCGAGGGTGAAGCATCGGAACGTGCTTCGGTTGGTTAGTTATCCCTATCATGACCCAACTTTACCGAGTCTATTGGTCACCACATGGAAGTATGATTTCACTAGGGTCTCCTTTTCATGGAAGCTTTTCCGCGGCCCGGGGATGTGACAAAATTTCTCTGTGGAGAGGGAAGTCGCTTTGAGGGGCCACACAATGAAGAAAGACTAAAGAATGTGAGGAAGGCAGCCCGGAAAACTGCATAAATGCCACCTTCTttaccctccccctccctagACTGTCtactcctcttcatccaaTACAGTACTTACCAGACATAACACGACAATCACCAATTCTTCAGAATGCTCGCGCAAAATTTCCTCCTGCTCATCGCAGCCAACCTCGTGGCATCCATTCCCACCCTCGATAActcccccaagcccatcaacctcgaggCAACCGAGCTGCAGCGTCGGTCCGCCTGCGCAGTTGCCGGCGTAGTCAACGGCCAGTGTGGCCGCTACTACCGCGGCACCGGCTGCAATGACATGATCAATGCCATTGACCCTGGCGTACGACCCAGTCTCTTCTCGCCCTCCTGTCCATCAAACATTCGGAAGCTGATATCGTTGAAAACAGAGATGCAGCGGCACCTGCTACTCCTCGGGCGATGCCATCGCCAGCATCAAAGCGTCCGGTGACGGCACCTACGGCACAAACTGCCAGGTCTTTTACGACTCCAACTGCCAGAACCCCATCGGCCAGACCGGAAACACCATCACTGGGGGAGGAAAGTGCTATACGCCGTCTGACGGTCGCACCGGTCATAGCATGCTTTGCTGGTACCGCTGCTGAATGGAGTTGGGAGACTGTATACCACTGGCAttcgcttttttttttctttcggAGGGAGCCACATAGGTATGCGACAGGAGGGAGTGGAAGTGGTaagaggggtggttggagatgATACACGAGCAAAACAGGTGACAGAAAAGACCGGAATGCGAAGAGATGGGTCCCACAGTGATTCGGCTTTGAAGTAGCCcgatacctacctatctacttacctacctacctacctaggtaactatggggttggggttatcAAATAAAGAAAATACATTCGTTTTGCGGCAGTTCCTACACTTTGGAATCTGTCATGTCCAAGCGGTGATGCATGTGCCTCTTCTCTGCGAGCCACATGGCTCTTTGATGCCTGCAATTTCTCTCTCTGTACAATCGGTCCTTATCATTTCCCTCGAAAGTATCGTCCGTCGTTCACGAAAGATGGTGAATATTCGAATTATGTGCAGGGCCCTAATGTGAGTCCGACTCCCCCAGACCAGGACGGTTAAATCCTGGACTTGCCGGAAGTCAAAAACATGCTCATACTATGAGAATGTGGCAGCACTTGTATTGATGTTCTGAGTGCCAAAGAGACGTCGTCGTCAAATGTGGATACATTTTGTCCCCTCCTAGTGGATGGAGGCAGTTGCGTCACTGTGGGCCTAGCGCAGCACACCCCTGTGCACACTCACCCACTCCAACGAAACAGCTCGATGAGAAAGCATTCAATTGACCCCGTGAAAGCCTGACCagagacaagaaaagaacagCTGAGATACAGAATCCATATGCCATGTCCTGTCGTAACCCATGCCTgtgacaaaaaaaaaaagccaaatGAAAACCGCCTGGAAAGTTATTCAGTGTGGTATGGACGGAAGCTGAATGTTCGACCCCGCCCTTGAACCGTTCTTCCCATTTTTTGATGCCCAATTACCGACATCCGCCTCAATATCGCCTCATCGAACCACCGCCCTCCACGTAGTCGCTTATTGCTCCTTGCCCTTCCCCTTGGCCTTGTAGAGATAGCTATTTGTTACCGATTAGCAATTACCCCTGCCGCTCGCCTCATTCTCTCGGAGAAAGCATCTACTCACTTGGTGAAGGCACCCTCGACAGCCCCAACAGCACCGATCAGACCCAGCCCGAGACCGACATCCTTCCAGCTCAGTCTGCCGCGCTCATATGAGTTCCAAGCCTTGAAGCCCAACCACCCGCTCAACCCAATAACGGCAATCAAATTCGCCACAGCCAACGCGCCCGCGGGACCATCGCCCATATTCTCGAACCGCTTCGTCAACCAGGTGTccgccttctttgccttgctcttggccttcttcttaGCGAGGTCAGCTTCGGCGCGAAGGGCTTCGGCCTTGGCTcgggccttcttctcagcctcctcccgctcGATCCGGGCAGCCTGCGTGTCGGTCTTGACTTCTTGCTCGGCGAAATCAGAGGGGACGGTGCGGACAGAGGGGGTGTCAACATCGATAagggaagaggtggaggtggagtcATCGACTACGActtggggtggttgaggggcaGCAGCCTGAAATGGTTGTTAGCATCAGAGGCAAGGTAACTACGTAGACAGAGAAAAGCTGTGACGCGAACATACCTCCTCAGGAGTCTGCTTGGGGCCTTTGGATGCGACTTCAGCGTACGACACTGCGAAGACGTTAGCAGATATTTTTGTTTGCGAATAGGCTGTCGACGACGTAGACGAAGCAAGCATACTTGTGTTGGCTGTTTGTGAAGttgtgatggatgggagaAATGCGTGTTGCAGCAGTAATGCGGTACAAAGAGAAGTGGTGAGTTGCAGTGTCAAGTGATAAACGAgtagaaaaagaaaacggtCGTGGCTCGTGATGATGGTATTTATCGTGGGTCGGAGAGACTGGCGATGTTTTTGGCAAAAAGCAGGTGAtggagtgggagggaggggaaggtgacCTCAGAACCTGGCAAGGCCCAGCTTGATTGCTTCTGCCCAGTTGCCGGCCATGAACGGAAGCGGGCGCTCGGGTGGGAGCCGGGGGTTGAGAGACCGCCAAGCCCCTTCCTGGCTACGATGACGTCTGCGGCTCCGCTTGTTTTCTCGAGGGCCAAGGCAGCCCACCAATCGAACAGCCgcgaagctgctggagcttgGGCCTGTTCAGCGCCGTTTTGATGCCCGTTTGTGTTGTCGTGCATCGCCATACCCCTGGACAGCTCAAGCATCCAAGATGTCACGTTTTAGGGCCTGCAAGATCCCGAGGATCAGTCGAGATCTCGGCGGGTCCAGAGCCAGGCATGGGAACGTTTGTCAGCGAcagccctcaccctcctatCTCCCACGTCCACTCCAGCCCTAGTGTAGATTTTCAAGACCGCTTTTGAAGCATTGATGTCTTTAAATGGTACATAATGTACCTTATACACAAAGCAGCAGGACGATAACATACAATCCAACCCAGTTGGCCGGGTTTTGTTCCGTTAGCACCACGCTAAATACCTTTCTCTAACCCAACCCAACGAACCGGCCCCTTAAAATTAGAACCCTAATCGAGAATGTCTATTGTTGTCGTGATGTTGTACACGCCGGCCTACCAACACCCGGCTATTGCTTGTTGTTGGCATCGGTAGcatccaccgcctccttggGCACAGGTGATGGCACCGCGTTCTGGtcctcaaccttcttctcctcgaccttttgttcaaccttcttctcctcgaccttttgttcaaccttcttctcggcctgctccttcttctcctccccggcttccttcttcttcttggcctggaTATCCCCGACCAGCTTCTGGACCTCCCGATCTTTCTCAGCTTGCTCAGCCGACTTCGCGTCAGACTCGGGAGCCTTGGTCGCGACCTCGATGCCCTCGGGGGCCACAACAgtctcgtcatcgtcgtcgtcgtttaGCTCGGATCCATAGATCTCGGGGTACTGTCTAAAGCAAGTTTGCATGCCCCTGTTTCCATTTGTCAGCATCACGGAGAAGTGGTGGCACGGTAAAACCTACTGGAACTTGTCAATGCACTCAATGCCCTTGGGCTCCTCTTTGCTGTAGACGAAGCAGCTGAAGGCCGCCTTGAACTCCTCACCGCAGGGACCGTGGGCCATGCCGCCCAGGCAGGGACAGTCCCAGTTGATCTCTCCGGTCTCGGGGTTGAAAGCACCCTGCTGGGAGGCTTCTTGCTCGAGGGCCTCGGGCGAGCCGGGCTCAAGTTCTGTGGCAGCCGTCACTGGGGACTCGGTTGTTGGCTTAGACTCCTCCTCGTTGGCGACCTGCTCAATCTCGGCTGCTACCGCGGCCTTGGTAGcttgtggtgggggtgggggaggggcatgGCGACGCTTCTCCTCGATGAGGGCGTCGATGGTGGGGAGATCGGCCTCGGAGAACTCGGCGGGGGCGGTTTGCGGTTGAGCTGTGCCGGGCCAGAATGATTAGCACCGCATGGAGCAGAAAGGCATGAGAGACCAAGGCAGCAACTTACGGACTTGATCAGCAAAGATTGGGCTGGTGTTGTAGTAGTATAGCGCAGCACCGGCAAGACCCCATCGTACCACTGTTCCCTTCCATGTGCCAGTCTTCTTGGTGGAGGCCGATGTCGAGGCGAACCGGCGGGTGGGAGCGGTTACTAAGCTGGATGTGGTCGTCGGCGCTGGCCGAATTGCGCGCAAGGCGCAGCGCGCGGAGCGATACATTTTGGCTGCAGACTGGATTGGCaagtggtgggtggtggtgaagaaagCAGTACAAGACAAGAATGCAACAACACTGTGCTCCGGCCGAGTCCGGTGATCAACAAACGGCTGCCCCagaagatgggatggatcCCAAAATTTTGGTGATGACCTCCAAGGCCCGTCCGGCACAGCGCAGGGAATTTACCGGATGCAATATGATTGGCcaatggaggggaagaacCCACAAATTCAGTCAGCTTCGGCACGGACATTTCTTGACTGCATCGCATCAACTGACATAATTGATGACACCTGCCAGGAACAGAGCTACCTATTTATTTTGACCTGTACTATCTCGGAGTTTTTGCTGCTAGTACACTAAATACAGAAGAAAACACTCTTCATAATACCTATTGCTGCCTTTGTCAACAGTCCACCACTCTTTAATCTCCTCGCTTACTCGGCGGCACATGTCGACCCATCCAGCTGGTTCTCCTCGGCGAGCCAGTCCTCATTCTGATACTTGcggttcttcttcttttgttttccctTTTGCTTGACCGGCGCCGCAACTGGCTCGGCTGGTTTCTCACACTTAGCGATGGTATTTTCAGTGTTTTCTTCAGTAGCCCTCTCAGCAGCCCTGTCAGCACCCCTGTCAGCAGCCTTCTGGGCAAGCTTCTCGATAGCCTTCTCGGTGCTCTTCTCGAAAGACTTCTTCGCAGCAGGCTTCTCAGCGGGCTGAACAAGGTTGCTGTCGGCATTCTTGGAAGCAGCCTGATGGGTTTCTGTCTGTCTTGGGGCATTCGCTGTCCGCAGGCGAGGCTTCATCATTTCCCCCCCGGCACCGCGCTGTCCAGCATGATATGCCCGCGCCTCTTGCCCATCCACTGCAGCATCGCCTCTGAACCTCCGCGGCTTCTCGTTACCCGACAGAGCGGACGACACAAAGGAATAGTACACGGGAGCcatgcccttgcccttgccctgctCCTTCCCTTGCATGCGATCTTCCTGTTCCTCGTCCCAATTGATAGTTTCCCAGCTGTCATCGATCGGGGCAGAGTCGTACAAGAGGGCGTTCTTGACTCGGCGGAACTTCCTGGAAGCGTAAAGGCTGAAGGCAGCGATGCCATTCTCTATGCAGGCCGCTTTGATGTTGTCACGCGTTCTGGGCATCGACACTTCTACCaagtcatcgtcgtcccAGTGGTCATCCCCTGGTGGGGTGACGGGGCTGCCGAGATCTACCGGGTGCATCATTTCTCTTTCGGCCTCGGCGATGATCGATTCGTTGCGTGGCTGCTTCCTCGTCAGTTATATTTGACTCGACGGCCGTTcctggaggggttggaatGCATACCTGCAACCTTGGTCTGGATGGTTTGGTTCGTCCGTTTGCGTAAGCGTTCCGGATTTCCTGGATGTTGATCTTGCCGCTCATGTGTGCCCCAGCCCCTGTGTCGGTATTTGGCTGTCTGGTGCTTGTCAAGGTGAGCGTGGACAGATGCCTAAacgacaaaaagaaaaaagccaaagAGAAAATTCCAAAGTGCCATGGGCTTCTTTGAGGCTCAAAGTTACCTTAGTGTGTAGTGGAGCTTACCTTATCGTCCATCACACCCAACGAGAGGCTTGATGGCGCATTTGGAACCCTACAACTTTGCTCTCTCCTGAACCTTGACAATCGGCACGTACACCGAACCCTAACCACATGAGTGGAACAATGCAAATCATGCTAACATTTACTAGGCCGCAAAGAATCTTGTCATCAGCAAAACCATAATATCACCTATTTCTCCCAAGCCCCAACGCGGCCAGCAGGTTGGCAAgatctcccccaccaccgcctccccttcccccgtTACCGCcattcccacctcccccataCCCCCTGTTCCTCGCGACCCCCATGGTACGCGTGGTCATCCTACACGTCTCAAGCCACATGCTCGCCTGCTGGGCCTCTGTACTCCCCTGCTTCTTCGTCCCTTGATACGCCGTCACCAGCTTCTCAAAGCACATTTCGGCTTCTAGCCACAGGCCATCCTTCACGTACGACATGCCCAGCATGGCGAGCGCATTCTGGACCTCTGCAACCTTGAGTCCTTTCCTCGGCTCCAGCCACTTGAGGTAAAGCTCCATCCAGGGCCTTGACGCAGCCGGGAAGACACCAGGCCGTGGGGTGCCTGTCTTGGCGTAGAGTATCGCCatggccaccaccgcggCCATGGTATCGGGGTGGTCTGGCCCGAGCGTCTCCTCCGTCTGGGACTTGGCTCGACGTAGCAAGTCACCGGCCTCGGTGATATCACCCAGCAGGATCTTGAGCTTGCCGTGGTTCCTCAGCGCGCGGAGGGTGACCCGGTTGGTGGGACCGACCGACTGCCTGAGCTTATTGTAGAGGTTTCGAATGCCGACTTCGGCAGAGATCACTTTGGGATTTGTCTTTTCGAGACCATAAGGGTCTGCGTCTGGCGAGGGGGTGCTGATCTCGACCAGGTCAATCACTGCCGACACTACCAGGACGTGGTTCTCGCCCAGTACTTCGGAGAGGGCTGCGAGACGGTGCTGCAGCCTGTTTTGGGCCTCTTCTGGGCGCTTGAGAGCATGGCATACCACCCCGAGAGCACGCTCGGTTGTGAGAGTAtcgaggtggttggggcCGAGGGCATCCTGTTGGTTGACTAGAGTGTTGGCCAAGATGTTTTCGGCGTCCTCCCAGTCGCCCTTGTCCGTGAGGATCTCGCCCTCGAGCCTCTTGAGCTTCAGGATCAGGGGATGCTTGGGGTTCAAGAATTGGCTGCCGACTTGAAGCGCCCAGCCGGTCCATCTTTCGCAGTCTAGAAGATGACCCGTGTCGTTCGCCGTGTAGGCGATCTCATACGCTGCACTGATGGTCTCGGCGTTCTCCTGGCCTAGCGTCCGCTGGTGCTCTTCAAATACCTGTCGTTCCAACTGGCGCACTTCTTCCCATTTGTTGGCGTTTCTGAGTTCAGCCTCTCGAACTGAACTCGTATCAGCTGGGTCAGTGGGGAGATATATGTCGCCATAGATTTCCTGCGCGGCGGGTTCTGGCGAGACATAGCCCGGGtcagatggtggtgagaaaaaGGCGGGAGGCTGCGGCGAGACGGATCTCCTTCCAGGGGTGTTTTGTGCCGACATAGGTCGTGGTGGAAGCACCGGAGGGGAGGGCCGGTCCTGGCCATCCCAGCCATTAATGATCGGAATCCTAGGCTGACTGATGGCTGGCTGTGGTTGTTTCTCCAACGCCTTGCTGTAGATATCCTCAATATTTCGTCGAATCTTCTTGAGGTTGTCTTGGTCTTTCTGTGTGGTGCCGATCTTGCACAGCGAGCTGTGGTCGCCGTTGAGCTTCACCACGTTTTCGACATTGCCGGGAAGACCAAGCTTGGCGCTCTTTGGGGGAACAGTCTTGGAAGGGCCTGAGGTTAGACCGCCATGCAAACGGGTTGAGACAGGGGGGTGAGCTCTCACATAATCTTCGGAACCCCAGAACGAGATGATATCATACTTCATCAGTTGGTGCTGCCACATCTCGGTCAAGATGTCGGAAAACA
This window of the Podospora pseudoanserina strain CBS 124.78 chromosome 3, whole genome shotgun sequence genome carries:
- a CDS encoding hypothetical protein (COG:C; EggNog:ENOG503P0CA), with product MASTIPTTMKAHIYTNTSPTLEANLSISTSVPTPTVSGPNELLIQVLSASINPADHKVPELPSPVRRLVIKTPATPGMDFCGRVVQAGTKVDSIALGDIVYGRLGPKQHGSLGEYIIAPANVVAVLPKEGVTVDEAAAIGVAGLTAYQAIQPNVKKGDKIFINGSSGGVGSFAVQIAKVLGCHVTASCSPAKAELVKSLGADEIIDYTTTDVCEYLRAKGKVFAQVLDNVGTPDNLYKASDDFLIAGGKFVQVGSPLSLGALRSAASRALLPSFLGGGKSKYEVYTIQDSAEDLKVLGQWIKEKKIKVVIEQTYEFEDVPKAFAKLRTGKSAGKLVIHVGK
- a CDS encoding hypothetical protein (EggNog:ENOG503PR8U), producing MLAQNFLLLIAANLVASIPTLDNSPKPINLEATELQRRSACAVAGVVNGQCGRYYRGTGCNDMINAIDPGRCSGTCYSSGDAIASIKASGDGTYGTNCQVFYDSNCQNPIGQTGNTITGGGKCYTPSDGRTGHSMLCWYRC
- a CDS encoding hypothetical protein (EggNog:ENOG503P466; COG:U) translates to MAMHDNTNGHQNGAEQAQAPAASRLFDWWAALALEKTSGAADVIVARKGLGGLSTPGSHPSARFRSWPATGQKQSSWALPGSESLRPTINTIITSHDRFLFLLVYHLTLQLTTSLCTALLLQHAFLPSITTSQTANTMSYAEVASKGPKQTPEEAAAPQPPQVVVDDSTSTSSLIDVDTPSVRTVPSDFAEQEVKTDTQAARIEREEAEKKARAKAEALRAEADLAKKKAKSKAKKADTWLTKRFENMGDGPAGALAVANLIAVIGLSGWLGFKAWNSYERGRLSWKDVGLGLGLIGAVGAVEGAFTNYLYKAKGKGKEQ
- the MIA40 gene encoding Oxidoreductase (BUSCO:EOG092651BA; COG:U; EggNog:ENOG503P1RY) — encoded protein: MYRSARCALRAIRPAPTTTSSLVTAPTRRFASTSASTKKTGTWKGTVVRWGLAGAALYYYNTSPIFADQVPQPQTAPAEFSEADLPTIDALIEEKRRHAPPPPPPQATKAAVAAEIEQVANEEESKPTTESPVTAATELEPGSPEALEQEASQQGAFNPETGEINWDCPCLGGMAHGPCGEEFKAAFSCFVYSKEEPKGIECIDKFQGMQTCFRQYPEIYGSELNDDDDDETVVAPEGIEVATKAPESDAKSAEQAEKDREVQKLVGDIQAKKKKEAGEEKKEQAEKKVEQKVEEKKVEQKVEEKKVEDQNAVPSPVPKEAVDATDANNKQ
- a CDS encoding hypothetical protein (EggNog:ENOG503PDM0; COG:S), yielding MACRQLYPPPSSSDTETHKIDIFAVHGLNPRSKDISAHAWDTWRAPEGPEGRLWLKEDLPRVVPDARIFLYEYDSKAVFGKDRSTFVDKATELLETVRCERDKDDTRPILFIGHSLGGLLIKQALINAHNNPKFTEIKDVTTGLAFFATPHNGGDWKLVSLGSLVARVATATGFQPGDDVMEVLREGSLFSDILTEMWQHQLMKYDIISFWGSEDYVTVPPKSAKLGLPGNVENVVKLNGDHSSLCKIGTTQKDQDNLKKIRRNIEDIYSKALEKQPQPAISQPRIPIINGWDGQDRPSPPVLPPRPMSAQNTPGRRSVSPQPPAFFSPPSDPGYVSPEPAAQEIYGDIYLPTDPADTSSVREAELRNANKWEEVRQLERQVFEEHQRTLGQENAETISAAYEIAYTANDTGHLLDCERWTGWALQVGSQFLNPKHPLILKLKRLEGEILTDKGDWEDAENILANTLVNQQDALGPNHLDTLTTERALGVVCHALKRPEEAQNRLQHRLAALSEVLGENHVLVVSAVIDLVEISTPSPDADPYGLEKTNPKVISAEVGIRNLYNKLRQSVGPTNRVTLRALRNHGKLKILLGDITEAGDLLRRAKSQTEETLGPDHPDTMAAVVAMAILYAKTGTPRPGVFPAASRPWMELYLKWLEPRKGLKVAEVQNALAMLGMSYVKDGLWLEAEMCFEKLVTAYQGTKKQGSTEAQQASMWLETCRMTTRTMGVARNRGYGGGGNGGNGGRGGGGGGDLANLLAALGLGRNR